The Rhodopseudomonas palustris genome window below encodes:
- a CDS encoding GTP-binding protein: MTNSAASKIPVTVLTGYLGAGKTTLLNRILSENHGKKYAVIVNEFGEIGIDNDLIIGADEEVFEMNNGCVCCTVRGDLVRILGGLMKRKGKFDAIIVETTGLADPAPVAQTFFVDEDVMASARLDAVVTVADAKWLSDRLKDAPEAKNQIAFADVIVLNKTDLVSKAELAEVEARIRAINPYARLHHTERCQIPIADVLDRGAFDLDRILEIEPEFLEAGDDHDHHHDHDHDHDHGHHHHDHGHGLKHYHDEDMQSLSLRSDKPVDPAKFMPWLQQLVQTEGGKILRSKGILSFAGDDDRYVFQGVHMMLEGDHQRPWKDDEPRESRVVFIGRELPEQAIRDGFAKCVAQ, translated from the coding sequence ATGACGAATTCCGCCGCCTCGAAAATTCCCGTCACCGTGCTCACCGGCTATCTCGGCGCCGGCAAGACGACGCTGCTGAACCGCATCCTGTCGGAGAACCACGGCAAGAAATACGCGGTGATCGTCAACGAGTTCGGCGAGATCGGCATCGACAACGACCTGATCATCGGCGCCGACGAGGAAGTGTTCGAGATGAACAATGGCTGCGTCTGCTGCACCGTGCGCGGCGACCTGGTCCGGATCCTCGGCGGGCTGATGAAGCGCAAGGGCAAGTTCGACGCGATCATCGTCGAGACCACCGGGCTCGCCGATCCGGCGCCGGTGGCGCAGACCTTCTTCGTCGACGAGGACGTGATGGCGAGCGCGCGGCTCGACGCGGTGGTGACGGTGGCGGACGCCAAATGGCTGAGCGACCGCCTCAAGGATGCGCCCGAGGCCAAGAACCAGATCGCCTTCGCGGACGTCATCGTGCTCAACAAGACCGATCTCGTCAGCAAGGCCGAACTCGCCGAGGTCGAGGCGCGGATCCGCGCGATCAATCCCTATGCCCGGCTGCATCACACCGAACGCTGCCAGATCCCGATCGCCGACGTGCTCGACCGCGGCGCGTTCGATCTCGACCGCATTCTGGAGATCGAGCCGGAATTCCTCGAAGCCGGCGACGATCACGACCATCACCATGATCACGATCACGATCACGATCACGGTCACCATCATCACGACCACGGCCATGGTCTGAAGCACTATCACGACGAGGACATGCAATCCTTGTCGCTGAGGAGCGACAAGCCGGTCGACCCGGCGAAATTCATGCCCTGGCTGCAGCAATTGGTGCAGACCGAAGGCGGCAAGATCCTGCGCTCCAAGGGGATCTTGTCGTTTGCGGGCGACGACGACCGCTACGTGTTTCAGGGCGTGCACATGATGCTCGAGGGCGATCACCAGCGCCCCTGGAAGGACGACGAGCCGCGCGAAAGCCGCGTCGTGTTCATCGGTCGCGAACTGCCCGAACAGGCGATCCGCGACGGCTTCGCGAAGTGCGTCGCCCAATGA
- a CDS encoding WD40 repeat domain-containing protein produces MSAFDTPGEAASIVSVTDRVREITIGAPVDAVHFLGDTAVFIGTEDNATFAAPGGETSTVALHGGAILSSVADGKRIVTGGDDGKVMLLDAGGKAELFATDAKRRWIDNVALHPDGAVAWSSGKIAYVRAPKAEEKFFEVPSTVGGLAFAPKGMRLAIAHYNGVTLWFPNMAANAEMLEWAGSHLGVMFSPDNRFLVTSMHEPALHGWRLADAKHMRMTGYPGRVRSMAWNAGGKGLATSGADAVIIWPFASKDGPMGKQPAMLAPLQARVSMVACHPKQDILAAGYSDGTVLMVRLTDGAEILVRRNGTPPISALAWNAAGTLLAFADEEGAAGLLTL; encoded by the coding sequence ATGAGCGCGTTCGACACGCCCGGCGAGGCGGCGTCGATCGTCTCGGTCACCGATCGCGTTCGCGAGATCACGATCGGCGCGCCGGTCGATGCGGTGCATTTCCTCGGCGACACCGCCGTGTTTATCGGCACCGAAGACAACGCGACCTTCGCCGCGCCCGGCGGCGAGACCTCGACGGTCGCGCTGCACGGCGGCGCGATTCTCAGTTCGGTCGCCGACGGCAAGCGCATCGTCACCGGCGGCGACGACGGCAAGGTGATGCTGCTCGACGCCGGCGGCAAGGCCGAGCTGTTCGCCACCGACGCCAAGCGGCGCTGGATCGACAATGTCGCGCTGCATCCGGACGGCGCGGTGGCGTGGTCGTCGGGCAAGATCGCTTACGTCCGCGCGCCGAAGGCGGAGGAGAAGTTCTTCGAGGTGCCGTCCACGGTCGGCGGCCTCGCCTTCGCGCCGAAGGGGATGCGGCTGGCGATCGCGCACTACAACGGCGTGACGCTGTGGTTTCCCAACATGGCGGCGAACGCCGAAATGCTCGAATGGGCCGGCTCGCATCTCGGCGTGATGTTCAGCCCGGACAACCGCTTCCTGGTGACCTCGATGCACGAGCCGGCGCTGCACGGCTGGCGCCTCGCCGACGCCAAGCATATGCGGATGACCGGCTATCCCGGCCGGGTGCGGTCGATGGCGTGGAACGCCGGCGGCAAGGGCCTCGCCACGTCGGGTGCCGACGCCGTCATCATCTGGCCGTTCGCCAGCAAGGACGGGCCGATGGGCAAGCAGCCGGCGATGCTGGCGCCGCTGCAGGCGCGCGTCAGCATGGTGGCGTGCCACCCCAAGCAGGACATCCTCGCCGCCGGCTACAGCGACGGCACCGTGCTGATGGTGCGGCTCACCGACGGCGCCGAAATCCTGGTCCGGCGCAACGGCACGCCGCCGATTTCCGCGCTGGCGTGGAATGCCGCCGGCACTTTGCTGGCGTTCGCCGACGAGGAGGGTGCAGCGGGGTTGCTGACGCTGTAA
- a CDS encoding MBL fold metallo-hydrolase has translation MHKKTDALDTPHDDLRFPLESHPGADEVVEIAPGVLWLRLKLPFRLNHVNIYLLADGDGWAMVDTGFGNDTTIAAWETLFDGALKGFAISRVIVTHAHPDHFGQAGWIVQRFRCPFYMSQIEYLQGVYHQNRRSEERLVNSREFFHRHGMDESITAQLLGRGQDYLKRAVPLPAAYRRLTKGDDIRIGARTFRIITGAGHSPDQVMLYCAADKLFLSADQVLSKISPNVSVWAHEPDEDALGSYLKSLAELTTLLPEDVLVLPGHGLPFYGVHTRIKQLADHHEERCGVIAEACRDRAMSSAELVPVVFHKHVLDAHQTGFAAGELIAHVNYMLAQNRLTIVDEADGILRFRAV, from the coding sequence ATGCATAAGAAAACCGACGCCCTCGACACCCCCCATGACGATCTGCGCTTTCCGCTGGAAAGCCATCCCGGAGCCGACGAGGTCGTCGAGATCGCGCCGGGCGTGCTGTGGCTGCGGCTGAAGCTGCCGTTCCGGCTCAACCATGTGAACATCTATCTGCTCGCCGACGGCGACGGCTGGGCGATGGTCGACACCGGCTTCGGCAACGACACCACGATCGCCGCATGGGAAACGCTGTTCGACGGCGCGCTCAAAGGCTTCGCCATCAGCCGCGTGATCGTGACCCACGCCCACCCCGACCATTTCGGCCAGGCCGGCTGGATCGTGCAGCGTTTCCGCTGCCCGTTCTACATGTCGCAGATCGAATATCTGCAGGGCGTCTATCACCAGAATCGCCGCAGCGAAGAGCGTCTCGTCAATTCGCGCGAGTTCTTCCACCGCCACGGCATGGACGAATCGATCACCGCGCAATTGCTCGGCCGCGGTCAGGACTATCTGAAGCGCGCGGTGCCGCTGCCGGCGGCGTATCGAAGGCTGACAAAGGGCGACGATATCCGGATCGGCGCGCGGACGTTTCGCATCATCACCGGCGCCGGCCACTCGCCCGATCAGGTTATGTTGTACTGCGCCGCCGACAAGCTGTTTCTGTCGGCCGATCAGGTGCTGAGCAAGATCTCGCCCAATGTCAGCGTCTGGGCGCACGAGCCGGACGAGGACGCGCTCGGCTCCTATCTGAAATCGCTCGCGGAGCTGACCACGCTGCTGCCCGAGGATGTGCTGGTGCTGCCCGGCCACGGCCTGCCGTTCTACGGCGTCCACACCCGCATCAAGCAGCTCGCCGATCACCACGAGGAGCGCTGCGGCGTGATCGCGGAGGCCTGCCGCGACCGGGCGATGAGTTCCGCCGAACTCGTGCCGGTGGTGTTCCACAAGCACGTGCTGGATGCGCATCAGACCGGTTTCGCCGCCGGTGAACTGATCGCGCATGTGAACTACATGCTGGCGCAGAACCGCCTGACGATCGTCGACGAGGCCGACGGCATCCTGCGCTTCAGGGCCGTCTGA
- a CDS encoding methyl-accepting chemotaxis protein, which translates to MFGRLKVARPRIRMPQFGIRGSLFAAFAVIAGMAILISAGAGVSLRELGTTMTGLSGRDIPKLAASLQLATESERLASLAPMLLVSSTPDQLKERSARMKEAQTVATQKLADITSYGADKSVVAAMSETLRNIDDTIRSLGAAAQERLDLARQHDKVYDDLRSSHEAFIAVANPAMLNAQTQMNAVLASANLSQDDATEAGRRIEQLGNVIALSNLAASNLMAALSARNSDALEPVETSFKEARQQVASNLDGLPAGETTAAIKAAAQKLLALGDGKTSIFKMRQKELDAADYSDLILDETRKLNVGLGISVKQLVDSVRSETAAAATEAQQQISLATQVMIGLGVLTLVGSALFVWLYVGRSIVRRIGGLQRSMQSLSAGNLDTEIDRGSRRDEIAVMAESLEVFRDNMIQTRALTEEQDKDRAAKAERTRRIEARIADFEATVRAAMEKLQASTNTMQETAQSMATTAERSSSLVTAVASAAEETSVNVQTVASGTDQLASSINEISRQVTTSAEIANRAVQEAGATDSTMQGLADNAERISAVIDLIQSIASQTNLLALNATIEAARAGDAGRGFAVVASEVKSLASQTAKATEEIRTQIVAMQGVTSSAVGAIRNIGQTITAINEVTTAITAAVEEQGAATREIARNIQQAAGGTTEVSGNIVGVSAASTQAGSAASEVLAASGALRQEADLLRSEIDEFLSNIRAA; encoded by the coding sequence ATGTTTGGACGACTGAAGGTCGCGCGGCCGCGCATACGCATGCCGCAATTCGGAATCCGCGGCAGCCTGTTTGCGGCGTTTGCCGTCATCGCCGGCATGGCCATTCTGATCAGTGCCGGAGCGGGCGTCAGCCTGCGCGAGCTCGGCACGACGATGACGGGACTGAGCGGTCGCGATATCCCCAAACTCGCCGCAAGCCTGCAACTGGCCACCGAAAGCGAACGCCTGGCCAGCCTGGCGCCGATGCTGCTGGTCTCGTCCACGCCCGACCAGCTCAAAGAGCGCTCCGCGCGGATGAAGGAAGCGCAGACGGTCGCGACCCAGAAACTGGCCGATATCACCAGCTACGGCGCCGACAAATCCGTGGTCGCGGCGATGTCCGAAACGCTGCGGAATATCGACGACACGATTCGCAGCCTCGGCGCCGCGGCGCAGGAGCGGCTCGATCTCGCCCGCCAGCACGACAAGGTCTACGACGATCTGCGCAGTTCGCACGAAGCCTTCATCGCCGTCGCCAACCCGGCGATGCTGAACGCGCAGACCCAGATGAATGCGGTGCTGGCCTCGGCGAACCTCTCGCAGGACGACGCGACCGAAGCCGGACGACGGATCGAACAACTGGGCAACGTGATCGCCCTCAGCAATCTGGCCGCCTCGAATCTGATGGCGGCGCTGTCGGCGCGCAATTCCGACGCGCTCGAGCCGGTCGAAACCTCCTTCAAGGAGGCGCGCCAGCAGGTCGCCTCCAATCTCGACGGCCTGCCCGCGGGCGAAACCACCGCGGCGATCAAGGCGGCGGCGCAGAAGCTCCTGGCACTCGGCGACGGCAAGACCAGCATCTTCAAGATGCGCCAGAAGGAACTCGATGCCGCCGATTACAGCGACCTGATCCTCGACGAGACCCGCAAGCTCAATGTCGGGCTCGGCATCAGCGTCAAGCAGCTCGTCGACAGCGTCCGCAGCGAGACGGCGGCAGCGGCGACGGAAGCCCAGCAGCAGATTTCGCTCGCGACCCAGGTGATGATTGGTCTCGGCGTGCTGACGCTGGTCGGCTCGGCGCTGTTCGTCTGGCTGTATGTCGGCCGCAGCATCGTGCGCCGGATCGGCGGGCTGCAGCGCTCGATGCAGTCGCTGTCCGCCGGCAACCTCGACACCGAGATCGATCGCGGCAGCCGCCGCGACGAGATCGCCGTGATGGCCGAATCGCTCGAAGTGTTCCGCGACAACATGATCCAGACCCGCGCGCTGACCGAGGAGCAGGACAAGGATCGCGCCGCCAAGGCCGAACGGACGAGGCGGATCGAGGCCCGGATCGCCGATTTCGAGGCGACGGTGCGCGCCGCGATGGAGAAGCTGCAGGCGTCGACGAATACAATGCAGGAGACGGCGCAGAGCATGGCGACGACGGCCGAGCGTTCGAGCTCGCTGGTCACCGCCGTCGCCTCCGCCGCCGAGGAAACCTCGGTCAACGTCCAGACCGTGGCGTCCGGAACCGATCAGCTCGCGTCCTCGATCAACGAAATCAGCCGGCAGGTGACGACATCGGCCGAGATCGCCAACCGGGCCGTGCAGGAAGCCGGCGCGACCGACTCGACGATGCAGGGGCTGGCCGACAATGCCGAACGGATCAGCGCGGTGATCGACCTGATCCAGAGCATCGCCTCGCAGACCAACCTGCTGGCGCTGAACGCGACCATCGAGGCGGCCCGCGCCGGTGACGCCGGCCGCGGCTTCGCCGTGGTGGCTTCCGAGGTGAAGAGCCTCGCCAGCCAGACCGCCAAGGCGACCGAGGAGATTCGCACCCAGATCGTCGCGATGCAGGGCGTCACCAGTTCGGCGGTGGGGGCGATCCGCAATATCGGCCAGACCATCACCGCGATCAACGAGGTGACCACCGCGATCACCGCCGCCGTCGAGGAACAGGGCGCCGCGACCCGGGAGATCGCCCGCAACATCCAGCAGGCCGCCGGCGGCACCACCGAAGTGTCGGGCAATATCGTCGGCGTCAGCGCCGCCTCGACCCAGGCCGGTTCGGCGGCATCCGAAGTGCTGGCGGCGTCCGGCGCGCTGCGCCAGGAGGCCGACCTGCTGCGCAGCGAGATCGACGAGTTCCTGTCGAATATCCGCGCCGCCTGA
- a CDS encoding metal ABC transporter substrate-binding protein, with the protein MIRWGVMVIAALLMAAPAQADDRIRVVASFSILGDFVRNVGGDRVEVTTLVGPNGDAHVYTPSPTDAKTIADAKLVVVNGLGLEGWLPRLVQSSGGKATIVTATKGVKAREADGDDDHDHAGHDKGGHDKSGHAHDHGKTDPHAWQSVRNAGIYVANIRDALIAADPGGADAYRANADAYLGKLDALDRDVRAAVAAIPAARRKVISTHEAFGYFADAYGVTFIAPQGVSTESEASARDVATIIRQIRKDKVPAVFLENISDPRLMQRISAETGAKIGGTLYSDSLTAENGDAPTYIDMVRHNIRTLTSALAH; encoded by the coding sequence ATGATCCGTTGGGGTGTGATGGTGATAGCGGCGCTGCTGATGGCGGCGCCGGCGCAGGCGGACGACCGGATCCGCGTGGTCGCGAGCTTTTCGATTCTCGGCGATTTCGTCCGCAATGTCGGCGGCGATCGCGTCGAGGTCACGACGCTGGTCGGGCCGAACGGCGACGCTCACGTCTATACGCCGTCGCCGACCGACGCCAAGACCATCGCCGACGCCAAGCTGGTGGTGGTCAACGGCCTCGGCCTCGAAGGCTGGCTGCCGCGGCTGGTGCAGTCGTCAGGCGGCAAGGCCACCATCGTCACCGCGACCAAGGGGGTCAAGGCACGCGAGGCGGACGGCGACGACGATCACGACCATGCCGGTCATGACAAGGGCGGCCACGACAAAAGCGGGCACGCCCATGATCACGGCAAGACCGATCCGCACGCCTGGCAGTCGGTGCGCAATGCCGGGATCTACGTGGCGAACATTCGCGACGCGCTGATCGCCGCCGATCCGGGCGGCGCCGATGCTTACCGGGCCAATGCCGATGCCTATCTCGGCAAGCTCGACGCGCTCGACCGCGACGTCCGCGCCGCCGTCGCGGCGATTCCCGCCGCCCGCCGCAAGGTGATCTCGACCCACGAGGCGTTCGGCTATTTCGCCGACGCCTACGGGGTCACCTTCATCGCCCCGCAGGGCGTCTCGACCGAATCCGAAGCCAGCGCCCGCGACGTCGCCACCATCATCAGGCAGATCCGCAAGGACAAGGTGCCGGCGGTGTTCCTGGAGAACATCAGCGACCCGCGGCTGATGCAGCGGATCAGCGCCGAGACCGGCGCCAAGATCGGCGGGACGCTGTATTCCGACAGCCTGACGGCCGAAAACGGCGACGCCCCCACTTACATTGACATGGTCAGGCACAATATAAGGACGCTGACGAGCGCCCTGGCCCATTAG
- a CDS encoding MgtC/SapB family protein — protein sequence MRFLATFQTLDFLDTLISLCAAFVLGMLIGAERQYRTRAAGLRTNVLVAVGAAAFVDLAMHLKGVDGAVHVMAYVVSGIGFLGAGVIMKEGMNVRGLNTAATLWSSAAVGCCAGADMVAQAVALTVFVIAGNTLLRPLVNAINRIPFDERSSEATYSVRLTAASAAADSLRDHLEQRLEAADYPVAEIEVETSDLAPDKVEIVATLVSTSVEPKELDVVVADMGRRPGVDHATWETSTKD from the coding sequence ATGCGCTTCCTCGCCACCTTCCAGACTCTCGACTTCCTCGACACGCTGATCAGCCTCTGCGCCGCCTTCGTGCTCGGCATGCTGATCGGCGCCGAGCGGCAATATCGGACCCGTGCGGCCGGGCTGCGCACCAACGTGCTGGTGGCGGTGGGCGCCGCCGCCTTCGTCGATCTCGCCATGCATCTCAAGGGCGTCGACGGCGCGGTGCATGTCATGGCCTATGTGGTCTCCGGCATCGGCTTTCTCGGCGCCGGCGTGATCATGAAAGAAGGCATGAACGTCCGCGGCCTCAACACCGCGGCGACGCTGTGGAGTTCGGCCGCGGTCGGCTGCTGCGCCGGGGCCGACATGGTGGCGCAGGCGGTGGCGCTCACCGTGTTCGTGATCGCCGGCAACACGCTGCTGCGGCCGCTGGTCAATGCCATCAACCGCATCCCGTTCGACGAGCGCTCGTCGGAAGCGACCTATTCGGTCCGCCTCACCGCGGCGAGCGCGGCCGCCGACAGCCTGCGCGATCACCTCGAGCAGCGGCTCGAGGCAGCCGACTATCCGGTCGCCGAGATCGAGGTCGAGACTTCCGACCTCGCGCCCGACAAGGTCGAGATCGTCGCCACCCTGGTGTCGACCTCGGTCGAGCCCAAGGAACTCGACGTCGTCGTCGCCGACATGGGCCGGCGGCCCGGCGTCGATCACGCGACCTGGGAAACCAGCACTAAGGATTGA
- a CDS encoding outer membrane protein, with product MKKILLATVALVALGAAPALAADLAARPYNKAPVYAPPAPIYNWTGFYIGGHIGGAFAGDNSIGTGVTASNDGKFLGGVQAGYDWQFAPSWVLGLEGQYSWLSGSNDAVNFTVPGVAGVYSFADNQRGLASVTGRLGYTWGPALLYVKGGWAYADYKTSLSNTVLGSISSTSSMDGYTVGGGLEYLFAQNWSGKIEYQYYDFGNVDLGAGFTAKADQHVVKAGLNYRFNWGGPVVAKY from the coding sequence ATGAAGAAGATCCTTCTCGCAACCGTTGCTCTGGTTGCCCTCGGCGCGGCTCCGGCCCTCGCCGCCGACCTCGCGGCCCGCCCCTACAACAAGGCCCCGGTCTACGCCCCCCCGGCCCCGATCTATAACTGGACCGGCTTCTACATCGGTGGTCACATCGGCGGCGCCTTCGCCGGCGACAACTCGATCGGCACTGGCGTGACCGCCAGCAACGACGGCAAGTTCCTCGGCGGTGTGCAGGCCGGTTACGACTGGCAGTTCGCTCCGAGCTGGGTGCTGGGCCTCGAAGGTCAGTACTCCTGGCTGAGCGGCAGCAACGACGCGGTGAACTTCACCGTTCCCGGCGTTGCCGGCGTCTACAGCTTCGCCGACAACCAGCGCGGTCTGGCGTCGGTCACCGGCCGCCTCGGCTACACCTGGGGTCCGGCACTGCTCTACGTCAAGGGCGGTTGGGCGTACGCTGACTACAAGACCAGCCTGTCGAACACGGTCCTCGGCTCGATCTCGTCCACCAGCAGCATGGACGGTTACACCGTCGGCGGCGGTCTCGAGTATCTGTTCGCCCAGAACTGGTCGGGCAAGATCGAATATCAGTACTACGACTTCGGCAACGTCGATCTGGGCGCTGGCTTCACCGCCAAGGCCGATCAGCACGTCGTCAAGGCCGGCCTGAACTACCGCTTCAACTGGGGCGGTCCGGTCGTCGCCAAGTACTGA
- a CDS encoding ABC transporter ATP-binding protein, whose product MAAQLHFNNVTLGYDRHPAVHHLSGEIASGALMAVVGPNGAGKSTLFRGIVGILKPLAGTIDRGGIDIRDIAYLPQTADIDRSFPISVFDFVATGLWRTSGPFGGIGRAARPKIARALAAVGLSGFENRTIGTLSGGQTQRMLFARVLLQDARVIVLDEPFNAVDARTTADLVTLIGRWHAEGRTVIAALHDIELVRTSFPETLLLARTAVAWGPTAEVLTAANQAEARRMCEAFDDSAAACVADATPSRAA is encoded by the coding sequence ATGGCCGCCCAACTGCACTTTAATAATGTGACACTCGGCTACGACCGTCACCCGGCGGTGCATCACCTCAGCGGCGAGATCGCGAGTGGCGCACTGATGGCCGTGGTCGGCCCGAACGGTGCCGGCAAGTCCACTTTATTCCGGGGCATCGTCGGCATTCTCAAGCCGCTGGCCGGTACGATCGACCGCGGCGGCATCGACATCCGCGACATCGCCTATTTGCCGCAGACCGCCGATATCGACCGCAGCTTCCCGATTTCGGTGTTCGATTTCGTCGCCACCGGGCTGTGGCGCACCAGCGGCCCGTTCGGCGGAATCGGCCGGGCCGCGCGGCCGAAGATCGCGCGGGCGCTTGCCGCGGTCGGCCTCTCGGGCTTCGAGAATCGCACCATCGGCACGTTGTCCGGCGGCCAGACCCAGCGGATGCTGTTCGCCCGCGTGCTGCTGCAGGATGCGCGCGTCATCGTGCTCGACGAGCCGTTCAACGCCGTCGACGCCCGCACCACCGCCGATCTGGTGACGCTGATCGGACGCTGGCACGCCGAGGGCCGCACCGTGATCGCCGCGCTGCACGACATCGAACTGGTCCGCACCAGTTTCCCGGAGACGTTGCTGCTGGCGCGCACCGCGGTGGCGTGGGGGCCGACCGCCGAGGTGCTGACCGCGGCCAACCAGGCCGAGGCGCGGCGGATGTGCGAGGCGTTCGACGACAGCGCCGCGGCCTGTGTCGCCGACGCGACGCCGTCGCGGGCGGCCTAG
- a CDS encoding metal ABC transporter permease: protein MFLHETLIAPFTEFEFMRRALAGIVALSLGGAPIGVFLMLRRMSLVGDAMAHAILPGAAIGFLLSGLNLFAMTFGGLIAGFAVAILAGVVSRVTELKEDASLAAFYLMSLAVGVTIVSMRGTNIDLLHVLFGNILAMDDRTLLVITFNATLTLLALAVIWRPLVIECVDPLFLRTVSRAGAPAHLIFMALVVINLVNGFHALGTLLAVGLMILPAGIAKFWARDISGMMLVAVGSAMLSGYCGLVLSYHAGLPSGPAIILVAAVIYLVSLFFGRSGGVVRKLFPGRHLEA, encoded by the coding sequence ATGTTTCTCCACGAGACGCTGATCGCGCCCTTCACCGAGTTCGAATTCATGCGCCGGGCGCTCGCCGGCATCGTCGCGCTGTCGCTCGGCGGCGCGCCGATCGGCGTGTTCCTGATGCTGCGGCGGATGAGCCTGGTCGGCGACGCGATGGCGCACGCCATCCTGCCCGGCGCCGCGATCGGCTTCCTGCTGTCCGGCCTCAATCTGTTCGCGATGACGTTCGGCGGGCTGATCGCCGGCTTCGCGGTGGCGATCCTGGCCGGCGTGGTGTCGCGCGTCACCGAACTGAAGGAGGACGCCTCCCTGGCGGCGTTCTATCTGATGTCGCTCGCGGTCGGCGTCACCATCGTGTCGATGCGCGGCACCAATATCGACCTGCTGCACGTGCTGTTCGGCAACATCCTGGCGATGGACGACCGCACGCTGCTGGTGATCACCTTCAACGCCACGCTGACGCTGTTGGCGCTGGCGGTGATCTGGCGGCCGCTGGTGATCGAATGCGTCGACCCGCTGTTTCTGCGCACCGTCAGCCGCGCCGGCGCGCCGGCGCATCTGATCTTCATGGCGCTGGTGGTGATCAATCTGGTCAACGGCTTTCACGCCCTCGGCACGCTGCTGGCGGTCGGGCTGATGATCCTGCCGGCCGGCATCGCCAAATTCTGGGCGCGCGACATCTCGGGAATGATGCTGGTGGCGGTCGGCAGCGCGATGCTGTCGGGCTATTGCGGCCTGGTGCTGTCGTATCACGCCGGGCTGCCGTCGGGGCCCGCGATCATTCTGGTCGCCGCGGTGATCTATCTGGTTTCGCTTTTCTTCGGCCGGTCCGGGGGCGTGGTTCGCAAGCTGTTTCCCGGCCGCCATCTGGAGGCTTGA
- a CDS encoding homospermidine synthase → MSSTSKIHAKITGPIVMIGFGSIGKGTLPLIERHFEYDKDRFVIIDPHEDGELAKKHGVRFISEGVTRDNYRELLIPLLTKGGGQGFCVNLSVDTCSVDIMTMCQEIGALYIDTVIEPWLGFYFDKSAGPEKRSNYALRETLLAAKAKAGEGTTTAVSTCGANPGMVSWFVKQALIDIARDTGTEINEPKSREGWAQLAHKLGVKGIHIAERDTQRAKNPKPMNVFVNTWSVEGFVSEGLQPAELGWGTHETWMPDNGRTHTEGCGAAIYLLQPGANTRVRSWCPTPGAQYGFLVTHNDSISIADYFTVRDGQNVVYRPTCHYAYHPANDAVLSLHEMFGAEGKMQPKWHILDENEIVDGIDELGVLVYGHAKNAYWYGSQLSIEETRRVAPYQNATGLQVSSAVLAGMVWALENPEAGIVEADELDYKRCLEVQMPYLGPVKGYYTDWTPLADRPGLFPEDIDTSDPWQFRNVLVR, encoded by the coding sequence ATGTCGTCCACTTCGAAGATTCACGCCAAGATCACCGGCCCCATCGTGATGATCGGCTTCGGCTCGATCGGCAAAGGCACCCTGCCGTTGATCGAGCGGCACTTCGAGTACGACAAGGACCGTTTCGTCATCATCGATCCGCACGAGGACGGCGAACTGGCGAAGAAGCACGGCGTGCGCTTCATCAGCGAGGGCGTCACCCGCGACAACTACCGCGAACTGCTGATCCCGCTCCTGACCAAAGGCGGCGGCCAGGGCTTCTGCGTCAACCTGTCGGTCGATACCTGCTCGGTCGACATCATGACGATGTGCCAGGAGATCGGCGCGCTCTATATCGACACCGTGATCGAGCCTTGGCTCGGCTTCTATTTCGACAAGAGCGCCGGCCCGGAGAAGCGCTCCAACTACGCGCTGCGCGAGACCCTGCTGGCCGCCAAGGCCAAGGCCGGCGAAGGCACCACCACCGCGGTGTCCACCTGCGGCGCCAATCCCGGCATGGTGTCGTGGTTCGTCAAGCAGGCGCTGATCGACATCGCCCGCGACACCGGTACAGAAATCAACGAGCCGAAGAGCCGCGAAGGCTGGGCGCAGCTCGCGCACAAGCTCGGCGTCAAGGGCATCCATATCGCCGAGCGCGACACCCAGCGCGCCAAAAATCCGAAGCCGATGAACGTGTTCGTCAACACCTGGTCGGTCGAAGGCTTCGTCTCCGAGGGCCTGCAGCCGGCCGAGCTCGGCTGGGGCACCCACGAGACCTGGATGCCGGACAACGGCCGCACCCACACCGAGGGCTGCGGCGCTGCGATCTATCTGCTGCAGCCCGGCGCCAACACCCGCGTTCGCTCGTGGTGCCCGACGCCGGGCGCGCAATACGGCTTCCTCGTCACCCACAACGATTCGATCTCGATCGCCGATTACTTCACGGTGCGCGACGGCCAGAACGTGGTGTATCGCCCGACCTGCCACTACGCCTATCATCCGGCCAACGACGCGGTGCTGTCGCTGCACGAGATGTTCGGCGCCGAGGGAAAGATGCAGCCGAAATGGCACATCCTCGACGAGAACGAGATCGTCGACGGCATCGACGAACTCGGCGTGCTGGTCTACGGCCACGCCAAGAACGCCTATTGGTACGGCTCGCAGCTCTCGATCGAGGAGACCCGCCGGGTCGCCCCGTATCAGAACGCCACCGGCCTGCAGGTGTCGTCGGCCGTGCTCGCCGGCATGGTGTGGGCGCTGGAGAATCCGGAAGCCGGCATCGTCGAAGCCGACGAGCTCGACTACAAGCGCTGCCTCGAAGTGCAGATGCCGTATCTCGGCCCGGTCAAGGGCTACTACACCGACTGGACCCCGCTCGCCGACCGCCCCGGCTTGTTCCCCGAGGACATCGACACCTCGGATCCGTGGCAGTTCCGCAACGTGCTGGTGCGCTGA